In a single window of the Caldilineales bacterium genome:
- a CDS encoding AAA family ATPase has product MNRLTLERQADLIEAVLSAHKIDSHVWGGTVTPRFIRFDLTATLGARVQKILALKDEIALSLGVKDIRLYREGGAIRLEVPRPQPATIRLLPLCAGLSKTPPLSAVLGVDAEGAPLLLRLPSPEVAHVLVAGTTGSGKTALLRSMLLSLALNNPQRSLQLALIDPKGRGFGALAGLPHLVRPVVTEAEMAVRLLAGLVEEMERRDREKRSEPALVVAIDELADLRQVGGKAVEELLARLTQRGREAGVHVIVATQRPAATVVGSLVKANLPVRLVGAVGSAEDAKVAMGVAGSGAERLKGRGDFLLVARGQTVRLQAAYISEQEVIQAVSHLK; this is encoded by the coding sequence ATGAACCGCCTCACCCTCGAACGCCAGGCTGACCTCATCGAAGCCGTCCTGTCCGCACACAAGATCGACAGCCATGTCTGGGGCGGCACGGTCACGCCCCGCTTCATCCGCTTCGACCTCACCGCCACACTCGGCGCCCGCGTCCAGAAGATCCTCGCCCTCAAAGACGAGATCGCTCTCTCGCTCGGCGTCAAGGACATCCGCCTGTACCGCGAAGGCGGCGCCATCCGGCTGGAGGTGCCGCGCCCGCAACCCGCCACCATCCGGCTGCTGCCCTTGTGCGCCGGGCTGAGCAAGACGCCGCCGCTCTCGGCTGTGCTGGGGGTGGATGCAGAGGGTGCGCCCTTGCTCTTGCGGCTGCCCAGCCCGGAGGTGGCGCATGTGCTGGTGGCGGGGACGACGGGCAGTGGCAAGACGGCGCTGTTGCGTTCGATGCTGCTGAGCCTGGCCCTGAACAACCCCCAGCGCAGCCTGCAACTGGCCTTGATCGACCCCAAGGGTCGGGGTTTTGGCGCCCTGGCGGGGCTGCCGCACCTGGTGCGCCCGGTGGTGACCGAGGCCGAGATGGCGGTGCGGCTGCTGGCGGGGCTGGTGGAGGAGATGGAGCGCCGCGACCGCGAGAAGCGGAGCGAGCCGGCGCTGGTGGTGGCGATCGATGAACTGGCCGACCTGCGTCAGGTGGGCGGGAAGGCGGTGGAGGAGTTGCTGGCGCGGCTGACGCAACGCGGGCGGGAGGCGGGAGTGCATGTGATCGTGGCCACACAGCGGCCGGCGGCGACGGTGGTGGGGAGCCTGGTGAAGGCGAACCTGCCGGTGCGGCTGGTGGGGGCAGTGGGCAGCGCCGAAGATGCGAAGGTGGCGATGGGGGTGGCCGGGAGCGGGGCCGAGCGCCTCAAAGGGAGGGGCGACTTCTTGCTGGTGGCCCGCGGGCAGACGGTGCGCCTGCAGGCGGCCTACATTAGCGAACAAGAAGTCATCCAGGCCGTCTCTCACTTGAAATGA